One window from the genome of Acidobacteriota bacterium encodes:
- the hrcA gene encoding heat-inducible transcriptional repressor HrcA, producing MTKSKPSAELTQRAHQLLQLLVLEYIRTGLPVGSKRLASLHQEGISPATIRALMARLEQAGFLNQPHTSAGRVPTSKAIQFHVDGLERIPDLPNRQVARIREMLEQETDPGDLMIQTSQILSRLSNNLGFVMAPPQSVSVLKRIEFVRISSRRILAILVTRAGLVQSRLIATGRRLSQEDLDRAGLCLQDQFEGQTLSQIRRELRRLESRTAQDSRPRNDAIRLGTASLVRSRRNPGSDSQVYFGGTSRLLRQPELNDQDRAAGLFRTMEKKSRLAEVLIERLDADQPAPSVTLDLDRHIPEMRGWAMISSPYLYRERVAGSLGILGPRRMKYDRGISLVGYVARLFGQILSGA from the coding sequence ATGACGAAGAGTAAGCCTTCCGCGGAACTCACTCAACGCGCTCACCAACTGCTTCAGCTGCTGGTCCTCGAGTACATTCGAACCGGCCTTCCGGTCGGCTCCAAGAGGTTGGCGTCTCTCCATCAGGAGGGGATCAGTCCCGCTACCATTCGAGCTCTGATGGCCCGGCTGGAGCAGGCAGGATTCCTGAATCAACCGCACACGTCCGCGGGAAGGGTCCCCACGAGCAAAGCGATCCAGTTCCATGTCGATGGCTTGGAGCGGATTCCGGACCTGCCCAACCGCCAGGTGGCCCGCATCCGGGAGATGCTGGAGCAGGAGACGGACCCCGGCGATCTCATGATCCAGACGTCCCAGATTCTTTCCCGGCTTTCCAACAATCTGGGGTTCGTCATGGCCCCGCCTCAGTCGGTGTCGGTCCTGAAACGGATCGAGTTTGTCAGGATCTCGTCCCGCCGGATTTTGGCCATACTCGTGACTCGAGCGGGGTTGGTTCAGAGCCGTCTGATCGCGACCGGCCGCCGCCTGAGCCAGGAGGACCTGGACCGCGCCGGCCTCTGCCTCCAAGACCAATTCGAGGGACAGACCCTTTCCCAGATCCGCCGCGAACTGCGGAGACTCGAGTCCCGTACCGCGCAGGACAGCCGTCCCCGCAACGACGCCATCCGCCTGGGGACGGCCAGTCTGGTCAGGTCGAGGCGTAACCCGGGGAGTGATTCCCAAGTCTATTTCGGCGGGACCTCGCGGCTGCTTCGACAACCGGAGTTGAACGATCAGGATCGGGCGGCCGGCCTGTTCAGAACCATGGAGAAAAAGAGCCGATTGGCCGAGGTTCTCATCGAGCGCCTTGATGCGGACCAACCCGCTCCAAGTGTGACGCTGGATCTGGATCGCCATATCCCCGAGATGCGGGGTTGGGCCATGATTTCCTCACCCTATCTCTACCGGGAACGAGTGGCGGGCAGCTTGGGGATTCTCGGCCCCAGGCGGATGAAGTACGACAGGGGGATCAGCTTGGTCGGCTATGTGGCCCGGCTCTTCGGTCAGATCTTGAGCGGGGCCTGA
- a CDS encoding SDR family NAD(P)-dependent oxidoreductase — translation MSSGEPIAIVGMACRFPGAAHLSDFWRLLEAGGNAVSEGVPGSGVGRWGQIFGDDAVQSEGCRFGAFVDDIDRFDDSFFRISPVEAQLLDPQQRMMLEVSWQALEDAGIDPHRLKGSRTGVYAGISNDEYRMLVVESAKPSEAAGCLYALSGTNLNGAAGRVSFVLGLRGPAKAVDAACASALVAIHDAVADLQHGKADLAIAGGVQAILNGRIYELRAEAMMLSPAGQCKTFDASADGYVRGEGCGIVVLKRLSEAKADGDRIWAVIRGASVNHGGASVGLTVPNTPALVTVMEEALSQAGVAASDVEYLEAHGTGTAVGDPIEIDAVADVYCRGRNTDQPLLMGSVKTNIGHLESAAGVAGLIKAALVVNRGVIPKHLHFHNPNPSVDWDRLPLRVTSEMMDWPRSPGQPRLAGVNCFGISGTNAHLVVEEYEAPDGVSANGHTSAGSAQPVAVSLPGNMPGLQLPGSAAPRRTRFLPLSGKSDTALGELAERYLSWLDDQPGVSTEGAASGPTLSDMAWTAGVGRSHFDCRAGVVFRNASDLREQLTVLAGSVGDSVSKAAARVAFAYTGQGSQWAGMGRTLYETEPVVQAILDRCEAVFREEREASLLDTMFGRCGDDGTLGDTAWEQPALYALECALTGLWWSLGVRPAVVVGHSIGELAAAQAAGVFSLEDGMRFACTRGALMSEMAEGAMAAVFAPPARVAAAVEALQTTTSPLELNISADNGTHQVVSGTVTAIDAISERLESEGVRVRRLNTAKAFHSALVEPILDALETTLDGVAIQPPILSMVSNLTGRAVETARLLDGSYWRRHARQPVAFARGVRTLAGLGVDLVIEIGPRSILAPMVLSAWPESAGTTAPGVVSSLRPPSGNAPGAASGGFVNAVAEAYEAGLPIRFEGLFAGESRRRISLPGYPFQRTRHWLEAPKRRSRTTGHPLLGIRHESARGETTFETEIFPSDPAWLDDHRVFGRIVAPGALYGAMAVSASLAEGRGPVILEEMQLHNALVLPEEGSENGTGEPGRTLQVVLSAAEGASSRGVRIYSKGSEGEWTVHVEGRMSPGASTPETGRRIDLEGLKARLLPSDVAAYYRARAGTGVDLGPCFRTLRRLWSRAGEALGEVSFPEGLGRNGLDVHPLVLDGCFQVVGAARNLTGPYGSVTYLPFGWERLWLTTGKLPDRVFCHVRMSEASREADAAAGEPPEVLSGELRLYDPNGVLLGGLSGYTVKRATRAALLSAVEGVKELLYEIVWRERALPPGLLSADFFPGPTSVKGASQMFSDYLTDAGVDPDDRDALLTDLERWSRSYALLTLDKLGWRRTVGAVVVPDDLRKQLNVIGEHKKLFRRMLEMLAQSGVLAEEGDRFVVLVGSGDPWPEGMPPDPEGHDTAMAGRFPHGLIEVGLFRRSGDALADVLRGQLDPLTLLFSSGDPTPADLYLKAPVARAANRMLKEAIQALVAALPDGRRLRVIEVGAGTGSATASVLPELPEGRFDYMYTDISAGFFAEAEERFGDAGGCIEYRPLDIEKDPVDQGFDAHGYDVLLASNVLHATRHLEETLGHCRQLLAPSGQLIALENLSGLGWMDLTFGQLDGWWRFADDYRPHHALASPAVWRRALGDAGFEEVEVLGVDESDATRTPDKGVIVARGPAVATEPRGVWVLGADRGGAAAKLATDLAARNQTVLLVDSESSGNGWPGTPGPGVFETALDMGRRESWSSLIDSLPRDVPFNGMVHLAALDGHGAEATPEEIAADVRHAGASALAMVQGAGDSDLTPVKGMWFLTRGAQVLERELGGELAGAALWGFGKGVAREAAHLQPRMIDLDPGERAAEPDLVNELMYPDPENHIAYRWGRRQIARLVRAESEAERLALPQEPGWVLAPDTSGVFDQPYVQPLPEHSLEPREVRISVEAAGLNFWDVFRSLGFIEEGRLGREMCGYVLDVGSEVSTVSAGDHVVGLGFGAFAPEMVTHEELVAPAPAGFSVTGLATVPSAFVSAALSFELSGLKAGERVLIHAGAGGVGLAAIQWVQAAGAEVFATASARKQAYLKSLGVEHVFDSRQTAFGKEILEATGGSGVDVVLNSLTGEGFIDASLSCLRHGGRFVEMARRDILSEDEMAAVRPDVPYSILELDVLKKTDPAWVGRVLRRVMERLGAGELKPIVHSRWPLAEAGAALSFMRSARHLGKIVVTTPPLMGNRLRRDRTYLVTGGLGGIGCAVAGWLADRGAGAIVLNGRRAPEADAEEAIRALRERGATVHVELADVTDGNAVDAMLARVDQELPPLGGVIHSVGVLSDGALTNQTWERFETVLWPKILGAWHLHRATVDRDLDMFVLYSSRVGVMGNPGQANHAAANAFLDQLAGHRRALGLPGQAIAWGAWSEIGEAAEQRERIDRQRSALGGRWFTPQQGLRAFDRLVRQDVTHSVVMSMDWSVFEEAVEDRPPLLEDLLSTTADAGGDASGSTRNVLSRLRESPVVEREEVLVAFLQAEVQSVLRLPSEPAPTVGFFDLGMDSLMAVELRNRLNRAFAEEYTASNTIVFDYPDIATLARHLAEELAQVEGEPVPEPQPGPEQRPAYQAEGDAIAIVGVACRFPGAPDHEAFWRQLEAGADAVTDRRPGSDNWSDLAGDLPPEYAAYCRGGFVEEIETFDARFFRVAPIEARMMDPRQRMLLETSWQALEDAGIDPASLRGSRTGVYAGIATSEYRDLMAKNDYGVSYLGNAASMTVGRVAFHLGLEGPTIPVELNCASSLVAVHHAVASLRQDEVDLALVGGVSAILSPEITRAMADMGMLSKAGRCNVFDASADGFVRGKAAEWSS, via the coding sequence ATGAGTTCCGGAGAGCCCATCGCCATCGTGGGAATGGCATGCAGGTTTCCCGGCGCGGCGCACCTGTCGGACTTCTGGCGCCTGCTTGAAGCCGGCGGGAATGCCGTCAGCGAAGGGGTCCCCGGTTCGGGGGTCGGGCGCTGGGGCCAGATCTTCGGCGACGATGCGGTGCAGAGCGAAGGCTGCCGTTTCGGCGCCTTCGTGGACGACATCGACCGGTTCGACGACTCGTTTTTCCGGATATCCCCGGTGGAGGCTCAACTGCTGGACCCACAGCAGCGCATGATGCTGGAGGTGAGCTGGCAGGCTCTCGAGGACGCGGGGATCGATCCGCACCGTTTGAAAGGGAGCCGCACCGGCGTCTACGCGGGGATCAGCAACGACGAATACCGCATGCTGGTCGTGGAATCGGCCAAACCCTCCGAGGCTGCCGGATGCCTGTACGCCCTCAGCGGAACGAACCTGAACGGTGCCGCCGGCCGGGTCTCCTTCGTACTGGGCCTCAGGGGGCCGGCAAAGGCCGTGGACGCCGCCTGCGCGTCGGCTCTGGTGGCAATACACGACGCGGTGGCGGATCTGCAGCACGGCAAGGCGGATCTGGCCATTGCCGGCGGTGTGCAGGCCATCCTGAACGGTCGCATTTACGAACTCCGAGCCGAAGCGATGATGCTGTCCCCTGCCGGCCAGTGCAAGACCTTCGATGCTTCGGCGGACGGTTACGTGCGGGGTGAGGGCTGCGGGATCGTGGTCCTCAAACGCCTGAGCGAGGCGAAGGCCGACGGCGATCGGATCTGGGCGGTGATCCGGGGTGCGTCCGTGAACCACGGCGGGGCCAGTGTGGGACTGACGGTTCCGAACACACCGGCGCTGGTTACGGTCATGGAGGAGGCGCTCTCGCAGGCCGGGGTCGCCGCATCGGATGTGGAATACCTGGAGGCACACGGGACCGGGACGGCGGTGGGCGATCCCATCGAGATCGACGCCGTGGCCGATGTCTACTGCAGGGGACGCAACACCGACCAGCCACTTCTGATGGGTTCCGTAAAAACCAACATCGGCCACCTGGAGTCGGCTGCAGGAGTCGCCGGACTGATCAAGGCGGCACTGGTGGTGAACCGGGGTGTCATTCCGAAGCATCTGCATTTCCACAATCCCAACCCGAGCGTCGACTGGGATCGTCTGCCGCTGCGGGTGACGTCGGAGATGATGGACTGGCCGCGAAGTCCTGGACAGCCGCGGCTCGCGGGGGTGAACTGCTTCGGAATCTCCGGGACGAACGCCCATCTCGTGGTGGAAGAGTACGAGGCGCCGGACGGGGTTTCCGCCAACGGCCATACGAGTGCCGGCTCAGCCCAGCCGGTGGCGGTTTCGCTCCCGGGGAACATGCCGGGCCTGCAGTTACCGGGGAGCGCCGCGCCCCGCCGCACCCGTTTCCTGCCCCTCTCGGGAAAGTCCGATACCGCGCTCGGTGAACTTGCGGAGCGGTATCTTTCGTGGCTCGACGATCAGCCGGGCGTGTCCACCGAAGGCGCCGCGTCGGGACCGACGCTCTCGGACATGGCGTGGACGGCGGGCGTGGGGCGAAGTCATTTCGATTGCCGAGCGGGAGTCGTCTTCCGCAACGCCAGCGACTTGCGGGAACAGCTCACTGTTCTGGCGGGGTCCGTCGGAGACTCGGTGTCGAAAGCAGCGGCCAGGGTGGCGTTCGCCTACACCGGACAGGGGAGCCAGTGGGCCGGCATGGGGCGGACGCTCTACGAGACCGAACCGGTGGTTCAGGCCATTCTGGACCGGTGCGAGGCGGTATTCCGGGAGGAGAGGGAGGCCTCTCTCCTGGACACGATGTTCGGCCGGTGTGGAGATGACGGAACGCTGGGTGACACGGCTTGGGAGCAGCCGGCCCTGTACGCCCTGGAATGCGCGCTCACCGGGCTGTGGTGGAGTTTGGGTGTCCGTCCCGCGGTGGTGGTAGGACACAGTATCGGGGAATTGGCGGCGGCGCAGGCGGCGGGAGTCTTCAGCCTGGAAGACGGCATGCGGTTCGCCTGCACTCGGGGCGCATTGATGTCGGAAATGGCAGAGGGCGCCATGGCAGCGGTGTTCGCACCGCCGGCACGAGTGGCCGCAGCCGTCGAAGCATTGCAGACTACGACTTCCCCCCTCGAATTGAATATCTCCGCAGACAACGGGACCCATCAGGTGGTCAGCGGTACGGTCACGGCAATCGATGCCATCTCGGAGCGCCTTGAATCGGAGGGAGTCCGGGTCAGGCGCCTGAACACGGCCAAGGCGTTCCACAGCGCCTTGGTGGAGCCGATCCTCGACGCACTGGAAACGACCCTTGACGGCGTGGCGATCCAACCTCCCATCCTGTCCATGGTCAGCAATCTCACCGGCCGCGCAGTGGAGACTGCCCGGTTGCTGGACGGATCTTACTGGAGACGGCACGCCAGGCAGCCGGTGGCATTCGCCCGCGGCGTCAGGACGCTGGCGGGTCTCGGCGTGGATCTGGTGATCGAGATCGGCCCGCGCTCGATTTTGGCTCCAATGGTGCTCTCCGCCTGGCCGGAGTCGGCCGGGACGACGGCGCCGGGGGTCGTGTCAAGCTTGCGCCCGCCGTCCGGGAACGCACCGGGCGCCGCAAGCGGCGGCTTCGTGAATGCCGTCGCGGAGGCGTATGAGGCGGGACTCCCGATTCGTTTCGAGGGGCTGTTCGCCGGCGAGTCCCGGCGGCGGATTTCGTTGCCGGGCTATCCGTTCCAACGCACACGCCACTGGCTCGAGGCGCCGAAGCGACGGTCCAGGACCACAGGGCACCCCTTGCTGGGAATCCGGCACGAATCCGCGCGCGGCGAGACAACCTTCGAAACGGAAATCTTCCCTTCGGATCCCGCGTGGCTCGACGATCACCGCGTGTTCGGCCGGATTGTGGCGCCGGGTGCGCTCTACGGAGCGATGGCGGTTTCGGCCTCTCTCGCCGAGGGGAGAGGTCCGGTGATCTTGGAGGAGATGCAACTTCACAACGCGTTGGTCCTCCCGGAGGAGGGTTCGGAGAACGGGACGGGCGAACCCGGCCGGACGTTGCAGGTCGTGCTCAGTGCTGCCGAGGGGGCGTCGTCCCGTGGTGTCCGGATCTACAGTAAAGGGAGCGAAGGGGAATGGACGGTCCATGTGGAGGGTCGCATGTCGCCCGGCGCATCCACCCCCGAAACCGGACGGCGGATCGATCTGGAAGGCCTGAAGGCCAGGCTGTTGCCGTCGGACGTGGCCGCCTATTACCGCGCCAGGGCGGGTACCGGCGTCGATCTGGGCCCCTGCTTCAGGACGTTGCGCCGATTGTGGTCCCGGGCGGGCGAGGCGTTGGGCGAGGTCTCCTTCCCTGAAGGCCTCGGCCGGAACGGGCTGGATGTTCACCCGCTGGTGCTGGACGGTTGTTTTCAGGTCGTAGGCGCGGCGCGCAACTTGACCGGACCCTACGGTTCCGTCACCTATCTGCCCTTCGGTTGGGAGCGGCTGTGGCTGACCACCGGGAAGCTTCCGGATCGGGTGTTCTGCCACGTGCGCATGAGCGAGGCGTCCCGCGAGGCGGATGCGGCAGCGGGCGAGCCGCCGGAAGTACTGAGCGGCGAATTGCGCCTCTACGATCCCAACGGCGTTCTGCTTGGTGGGCTGAGCGGGTACACGGTGAAGCGGGCGACGCGTGCGGCGCTTCTCTCGGCGGTCGAAGGGGTAAAGGAACTCCTCTACGAGATTGTGTGGCGCGAACGCGCCCTTCCACCGGGACTGCTGTCTGCGGATTTCTTTCCGGGCCCGACGTCGGTGAAGGGCGCCTCGCAGATGTTTTCGGATTACCTGACGGACGCGGGGGTCGACCCCGACGACCGGGACGCCCTGTTGACGGATCTGGAGCGATGGTCACGATCCTATGCGCTTTTGACGCTGGACAAGTTGGGTTGGCGGCGCACGGTGGGAGCGGTCGTGGTTCCCGACGACTTGCGGAAGCAGTTGAACGTCATCGGCGAGCATAAAAAACTCTTCCGCCGAATGCTCGAAATGTTGGCCCAATCGGGAGTATTGGCGGAAGAGGGCGACAGATTCGTCGTCTTGGTGGGATCGGGTGACCCTTGGCCGGAAGGAATGCCTCCGGACCCCGAGGGACATGACACGGCGATGGCCGGACGATTCCCTCACGGTTTGATTGAAGTGGGGCTGTTCCGGCGCTCGGGCGACGCCCTCGCCGACGTGCTTCGGGGCCAACTGGACCCGCTGACGCTCCTGTTCAGCAGCGGAGACCCGACCCCGGCTGACCTGTACCTGAAAGCCCCGGTGGCGCGCGCGGCGAACCGGATGCTGAAGGAGGCGATTCAGGCACTCGTGGCGGCGCTGCCCGACGGAAGGCGACTCAGGGTGATCGAGGTCGGGGCCGGCACGGGATCGGCGACTGCATCGGTGCTTCCGGAACTCCCGGAAGGGCGATTCGACTACATGTACACCGACATCTCGGCGGGCTTCTTTGCCGAAGCGGAGGAGCGTTTCGGCGACGCCGGCGGGTGTATCGAATACCGTCCGCTGGATATCGAAAAAGACCCGGTCGACCAGGGCTTCGACGCCCACGGCTATGACGTGCTGCTCGCATCCAACGTGCTGCACGCCACGCGGCACCTCGAAGAAACCCTGGGGCACTGCCGGCAGCTTCTCGCGCCATCCGGCCAGTTGATCGCACTGGAGAACCTCAGCGGTTTGGGTTGGATGGACCTGACTTTCGGACAGTTGGACGGCTGGTGGCGGTTTGCCGACGACTACCGTCCGCACCACGCCCTGGCAAGCCCCGCGGTGTGGCGACGAGCACTTGGGGACGCCGGTTTCGAAGAAGTGGAGGTCCTGGGAGTGGACGAGTCCGATGCGACCAGGACGCCGGACAAGGGCGTTATCGTGGCCAGAGGCCCGGCCGTGGCGACGGAACCGCGAGGCGTGTGGGTCTTGGGAGCAGACCGGGGCGGCGCGGCGGCGAAGCTGGCAACCGATTTGGCGGCTCGGAACCAGACAGTCCTGCTCGTAGACAGCGAATCGTCGGGAAACGGGTGGCCGGGAACGCCCGGTCCCGGGGTTTTTGAAACAGCGTTGGACATGGGCCGGCGGGAGTCGTGGAGTTCGCTGATCGACAGCCTGCCCCGGGACGTTCCGTTCAACGGCATGGTGCATCTCGCGGCCCTGGACGGTCACGGTGCGGAAGCGACCCCGGAAGAAATCGCGGCGGACGTGAGACACGCGGGAGCGAGCGCGTTGGCCATGGTGCAAGGCGCGGGCGACTCCGATCTGACGCCTGTAAAGGGGATGTGGTTTCTCACTCGAGGGGCCCAGGTATTGGAGCGTGAGCTGGGCGGCGAACTTGCCGGCGCAGCCCTTTGGGGTTTCGGCAAAGGGGTGGCCCGGGAAGCAGCGCATCTACAGCCGAGGATGATCGATTTGGATCCCGGCGAGAGGGCGGCCGAGCCGGACCTGGTCAATGAGTTGATGTATCCCGACCCGGAGAATCACATCGCGTACCGATGGGGACGGCGTCAAATCGCACGGCTGGTTCGGGCGGAATCGGAGGCGGAGCGCCTGGCCCTGCCCCAGGAGCCGGGCTGGGTCCTGGCTCCGGACACGAGCGGTGTCTTCGATCAACCGTACGTCCAGCCGCTGCCGGAGCATTCACTGGAGCCGCGGGAAGTACGCATCTCGGTGGAAGCGGCCGGGCTGAACTTCTGGGACGTATTTCGTTCGCTCGGCTTTATCGAGGAGGGACGGTTGGGCCGGGAGATGTGCGGCTACGTCCTGGACGTGGGCTCCGAGGTATCCACGGTATCGGCCGGAGACCACGTGGTTGGTCTGGGATTCGGTGCGTTCGCTCCGGAAATGGTCACCCACGAAGAGTTGGTGGCCCCCGCCCCGGCAGGGTTTTCGGTGACTGGACTGGCGACGGTGCCGAGCGCGTTCGTATCGGCCGCGCTGTCCTTTGAGCTCTCCGGCCTGAAGGCCGGCGAACGGGTACTGATTCACGCCGGCGCCGGCGGGGTGGGTTTGGCGGCCATCCAGTGGGTGCAGGCGGCGGGAGCGGAGGTCTTCGCCACAGCCAGCGCCCGCAAGCAGGCTTATTTGAAGTCGCTGGGTGTGGAACACGTGTTCGACAGCCGCCAGACGGCGTTCGGGAAGGAGATTCTGGAAGCCACCGGCGGCAGCGGCGTGGACGTGGTGCTGAACAGTCTGACGGGAGAGGGCTTCATCGACGCGAGTCTGTCCTGTCTCAGGCACGGTGGCCGCTTCGTGGAGATGGCCAGACGGGACATCCTCAGCGAAGACGAGATGGCGGCGGTGCGTCCCGACGTCCCCTACTCCATCCTGGAACTGGATGTTCTGAAAAAGACCGATCCCGCATGGGTCGGGAGGGTCCTTCGGCGAGTGATGGAGCGCCTTGGGGCGGGCGAACTGAAACCCATCGTCCACAGCCGGTGGCCGTTGGCCGAAGCCGGAGCCGCGCTGAGCTTCATGCGGTCGGCCCGGCACCTCGGGAAGATCGTGGTGACCACGCCGCCGCTCATGGGGAACCGGTTGCGCCGGGACCGGACCTACCTGGTGACCGGCGGTCTGGGCGGGATCGGATGCGCCGTCGCCGGCTGGCTGGCGGACCGTGGCGCCGGGGCCATCGTGCTGAATGGACGACGCGCGCCCGAAGCCGACGCCGAAGAAGCGATCCGGGCGCTCCGGGAACGCGGGGCAACGGTCCATGTCGAGTTGGCGGATGTGACGGACGGGAATGCCGTGGACGCAATGCTGGCGCGCGTGGACCAGGAACTGCCCCCCTTGGGCGGCGTGATCCACAGCGTCGGGGTGCTGTCCGACGGTGCGCTCACCAACCAGACCTGGGAGAGGTTCGAAACCGTTCTTTGGCCGAAAATACTGGGGGCCTGGCACCTGCATCGCGCCACCGTCGACCGCGACCTGGACATGTTCGTCCTCTACTCCAGCCGCGTCGGCGTTATGGGCAATCCGGGACAGGCCAACCATGCCGCCGCCAATGCGTTTCTGGACCAACTGGCCGGTCACCGCCGGGCGCTGGGGCTCCCGGGGCAGGCCATCGCCTGGGGGGCCTGGTCGGAAATCGGCGAGGCGGCGGAACAACGGGAGCGGATCGACCGGCAACGATCGGCGCTCGGCGGCCGCTGGTTTACTCCTCAGCAGGGCCTCAGGGCATTCGACCGGCTGGTGCGCCAAGACGTCACGCATTCCGTTGTGATGTCCATGGACTGGTCGGTATTCGAAGAGGCTGTCGAGGACCGTCCACCACTGCTGGAAGATCTGCTGTCGACAACGGCCGATGCCGGCGGGGATGCCTCCGGCTCAACCAGAAACGTGCTCTCCCGGCTGCGGGAATCGCCCGTCGTGGAGCGCGAAGAGGTGCTGGTGGCGTTCCTGCAGGCGGAGGTGCAATCCGTCCTGCGGCTGCCATCGGAACCGGCGCCGACCGTAGGTTTCTTCGATCTGGGGATGGACTCCCTGATGGCCGTGGAGTTGCGGAACCGGCTGAACCGGGCGTTTGCCGAGGAGTACACCGCGTCCAACACCATCGTGTTCGACTACCCCGACATCGCTACCCTGGCCCGTCATCTCGCCGAAGAGCTTGCCCAAGTTGAGGGTGAACCCGTACCGGAGCCTCAACCCGGGCCTGAGCAACGTCCGGCGTATCAAGCTGAGGGAGACGCCATTGCGATCGTGGGCGTGGCGTGCCGCTTCCCCGGCGCTCCGGATCATGAAGCGTTCTGGCGCCAGCTCGAGGCCGGCGCGGACGCGGTGACCGACCGGCGCCC
- a CDS encoding nucleotide exchange factor GrpE — translation MTMERPEDIQNQIEDSRDEEDRELPPEDSTSDETAESVYEEALEDLARQRDEYYDLLLRKQAEFDNYRKRTEKNRFEARVQGQSDLVLELLPILDACAKGLEILSAADPDPAFTPYLEGYRLFAEQMKALLEKFQVTTAPGVGSQFDPRVHEAVLREFTRDHEEGTVLEEYRPGYLIRDKLLRAAQVKVAMPPPEES, via the coding sequence ATGACCATGGAACGACCGGAAGACATCCAGAATCAGATTGAAGACTCCCGGGACGAAGAAGACCGGGAATTGCCGCCGGAGGACTCCACTTCGGACGAGACCGCCGAGTCGGTCTACGAAGAGGCTCTCGAGGACCTCGCCCGGCAACGCGACGAATACTACGATCTGCTGCTCCGGAAACAGGCTGAGTTCGACAACTACCGCAAGCGGACGGAGAAGAACCGGTTCGAAGCGCGGGTTCAGGGACAGTCCGACCTGGTGTTGGAGCTGCTTCCCATACTGGACGCCTGTGCCAAGGGATTGGAAATCCTGTCGGCGGCCGATCCGGACCCTGCCTTCACGCCGTACCTGGAGGGCTACCGGCTGTTCGCCGAGCAGATGAAGGCCTTGTTGGAGAAGTTCCAGGTGACGACCGCTCCCGGAGTCGGCAGCCAGTTCGACCCCAGGGTCCACGAGGCGGTGCTGCGGGAGTTCACCCGGGACCATGAGGAAGGCACCGTGCTCGAGGAATACCGGCCCGGTTATCTCATCCGGGACAAGCTCCTGAGGGCGGCCCAGGTCAAGGTGGCCATGCCGCCGCCTGAAGAGTCATAG
- a CDS encoding biotin/lipoate A/B protein ligase family protein, with protein sequence MPGHPGRIHPPLDPPRTGLRRGQGLVPLTPTDIVASQNWFCVVSPSLDGASNMRIDRRLQHFTERSRRPVTLVRFYGWREPTVSLGCHQTPELAFAKDYCQAHGIPWVRRPTGGRAVFHHDELTYMVTSNDRRHFPLRSVRRIHGRISSALRTGLSRLGIHPAAAPGDSLLDRDLSRAQKPCFVAPSRHELVHGARKMVGSAQKKTKRSFLQHGSIPLVIHYDLMAAALGVDAEFLRSKTIGVSEAAGRPVSFDDLSQALIRGFQKVFGIRFQETIDDSREWSLGIASGQAVVL encoded by the coding sequence ATGCCCGGCCATCCGGGGAGGATCCACCCGCCGTTGGATCCTCCCCGGACCGGCCTGCGGCGCGGCCAAGGGCTCGTCCCATTGACCCCGACTGACATCGTGGCCTCCCAAAATTGGTTCTGCGTGGTGAGTCCGTCGCTGGACGGCGCTTCCAACATGCGGATCGACCGGCGGCTGCAGCACTTCACCGAGCGCAGCCGCCGCCCCGTGACGCTGGTCCGTTTCTACGGCTGGAGGGAACCGACCGTCTCGCTGGGTTGTCATCAGACACCCGAGCTGGCCTTCGCCAAGGATTATTGCCAAGCCCACGGCATCCCCTGGGTCCGTCGTCCCACCGGCGGCCGCGCCGTGTTCCACCACGACGAACTCACCTACATGGTGACCTCCAACGACAGACGTCATTTTCCGCTGCGGAGCGTCCGGAGGATCCACGGCAGGATTTCGTCGGCGTTGCGGACCGGGTTGTCCCGGCTGGGAATCCACCCCGCTGCGGCGCCGGGAGACTCACTCCTGGACAGGGACCTGTCACGGGCCCAGAAGCCCTGTTTCGTGGCGCCTTCACGGCATGAGCTCGTCCATGGCGCCAGAAAGATGGTGGGGAGCGCCCAGAAGAAGACGAAGCGCAGCTTTCTGCAGCATGGTTCGATTCCCTTGGTGATTCACTACGATCTCATGGCCGCCGCCCTGGGAGTCGACGCGGAGTTTCTCAGGTCGAAGACCATCGGCGTGTCGGAAGCCGCCGGCCGGCCGGTCTCCTTCGACGATCTGTCCCAAGCGCTGATTCGGGGCTTTCAGAAGGTGTTCGGCATCCGCTTCCAAGAGACGATCGACGACTCCCGGGAGTGGTCTCTGGGCATTGCCTCCGGCCAAGCCGTTGTGCTATAA